A DNA window from Malus domestica chromosome 12, GDT2T_hap1 contains the following coding sequences:
- the LOC103409337 gene encoding DNA-(apurinic or apyrimidinic site) endonuclease, chloroplastic isoform X1, giving the protein MQLGFKSFLNLSSNFAVSLTNSTTGTRALDSLIRLGAPQAFVPKRTVSTASPTRKKSPKAKGPMSATNPTPQNPIFKEDDVESNELEIESFKDDPARIEAMTVHQLRTTLRNVGIPAKGRKCELVSALKCFLEKKIDGEGSVVRQGQVSAISIENASGQTKAETSSDGDHAQNVDTVLEGHELQRNKRRLKHSSVKSKTLVGDNKVATKKEKLSIEYDEVSGEKISRTRRKVSSETISVDVKADDRVAEPWTVLAHKKPQKDWIPYNPRTMKRPLLPRDTKFVKLMSWNVNGLRALLKLEGFSALQLAQREDFDVLCLQETKLQEKDVEDVKRSLIDGYENSFWTCSVSKLGYSGTAIISRIKPHSVTYGLGIPDHDSEGRIVTVEFDSFYLISGYVPNSGDGLRRLSYRITEWDPTLSNYMKELEKSKPVILTGDLNCAHQEIDIYNPAGNRRSAGFTDEERHSFGTNFLSKGFVDTFRRQHPGVVGYTYWGYRHGGRKFNRGWRLDYFLVSESIADKVHDSYILPDVTGSDHCPIGLVFKL; this is encoded by the exons ATGCAATTAGGGTTTAAGTCTTTCCTCAATCTCAGCAG TAACTTCGCAGTTTCTCTGACGAATTCCACAACCGGAACAAGAGCATTGGATTCTCTGATCAGATTGGGAGCACCTCAAGCTTTTGTGCCTAAACGCACCGTCTCGACTGCTTCCCCCACAAGAAAGAAATCCCCCAAAGCCAAAGGACCAATGAGTGCAACAAACCCAACTCCTCAGAATCCTATTTTCAAG GAAGACGATGTCGAAAGCAATGAGCTTGAGATTGAGAGTTTTAAGGATGACCCTGCACGAATCGAGGCAATGACAGTTCACCAACTCCGAACTACGTTGAG GAATGTCGGTATCCCTGCCAAAGGTCGTAAATGCGAGCTTGTGTCTGCCTTGAAGTGCTTTTTGGAAAAGAAGATAGATG GTGAAGGTTCTGTGGTAAGACAAGGACAAGTGTCCGCCATTTCTATTGAAAATGCATCAGGTCAAACCAAGGCTGAAACTTCATCTGATGGAGACCATGCTCAAAATGTCGACACTGTTTTGGAGGGTCATGAACTGCAACGGAATAAGAGAAGGTTAAAGCATTCGTCAGTTAAGAGTAAAACTCTTGTAGGCGATAACAAAGTTGCCACGAAAAAGGAGAAGCTGTCAATTGAATATGATGAGGTTTCAG GTGAGAAAATCTCGAGGACACGGAGGAAAGTATCTTCAGAAACTATTAGTGTTGATGTCAAAGCTGATGATAGAGTGGCTGAGCCGTGGACAGTTCTTGCACACAAGAAACCTCAGAAAGATTGGATCCCATATAATCCTAGAACAATGAAGCGTCCACTGCTTCCCAGAGATACTAAATTTGTGAAGCTTATGTCTTGGAATGTCAATGGTTTAAGGGCATTACTTAAGCTGGAGGGATTCTCTGCTTTGCAGCTCGCTCAAAGGGAAGATTTTgatgtactgtgtttgcaggAGACCAAACTGCAG GagaaagatgttgaagatgtgaAAAGGTCTCTGATAGATGGCTATGAGAATAGCTTCTGGACATGCAGTGTTTCCAAACTTGGTTATTCAGGAACTGCAATTATATCTCGG ATAAAGCCACATTCAGTCACATATGGCCTTGGCATACCCGATCATGACAGTGAGGGGCGGATTGTAACAGTAGAGTTTGACTCGTTTTACCTGATAAGTGGATATGTTCCTAATTCTGGAGATGGTCTGCGAAGACTG TCATACAGGATCACAGAATGGGATCCAACTCTCAGCAATTACATGAAA GAGCTGGAAAAGTCAAAACCTGTCATTTTAACTGGTGATCTAAACTGTGCTCATCAAGAGATAGACATATATAACCCAGCT GGAAATAGAAGAAGTGCCGGGTTTACAGATGAAGAAAGGCATTCCTTTGGGACAAACTTTTTATCCAAGGGATTTGTGGATACCTTCAGAAGGCAACACCCTGGTGTTGTAGGCTATACTTACTGGGGTTATCGGCATGGTGGACGCAAATTTAATAGAG GGTGGCGGCTTGACTACTTCCTCGTCTCAGAATCCATAGCGGACAAGGTTCACGACTCATACATTCTCCCTGATGTTACTGGTAGCGATCATTGCCCTATAGGTCTTGTATTTAAGCTCTAG
- the LOC103436371 gene encoding glycosyltransferase-like At3g57200, with protein MAGLYSSSRPTSSSSSSLSSPSSSSFQTFASRLLLLLTVLPLTLAAFAFVLQWRGGLNDPVTRWSPDHHEFPGMVEMGGVQRQALRSSGSDCVDILGRSHSPAFPYYNDWKFDYASDLRPKISIQTSTSAGLEQTLPWIFYHKVIGVSNFFLFVEGKAASPKVSKVLETIPGVKVIYRTKELEEQQAKSRIWNETWLSSFFYKPCNYELFVKQSLNMEMAIVMAREAGMDWIFHLDTDELIYPAGTHEYSLRQLLSDVPGNVDMVIFPNYESSVERDDIKEPFSEVSMFKKNYDHLPKDVYFGNYKEATRGNPNYFLTYGNGKSAARIQDHLRPNGAHRWHNYMKTPNEIKLDEAAVLHYTYPKFSDLTSRRDRCGCKPTKDDVKRCFMLEFDRAAFIIASTATEEEMLNWYRERIVWTDKELNLKLLRKGILTRIYAPMVIIQGLRESGVFSSVIVSAAQTNLTKDQFLSSVESGNSSRESTSGAINSRKIGKLLDSQATARRVLEFIDDASHPLAIPPLSPPGLDEDDFQIDVQLSSKSQ; from the exons ATGGCGGGTCTCTACTCTTCCTCCAGACCcacctcttcttcctcctcctcgttGTCttccccatcttcttcttccttccagaCCTTCGCTTcccgcctcctcctcctcctcaccgTCCTCCCCCTGACTCTCGCCGCCTTCGCCTTCGTTCTCCAGTGGCGCGGCGGCCTCAATGACCCCGTTACCCGTTGGTCGCCGGACCACCACGAGTTCCCCGGCATGGTCGAGATGGGTGGGGTCCAGCGCCAGGCTTTACGTTCTTCGGGTTCCGACTGTGTCGATATTCTGGGTCGGAGCCACTCCCCCGCCTTCCCCTACTACAATGATTGGAAGTTCGATTACGCCTCCGATCTGAGGCCCAAG ATATCCATTCAAACAAGCACTTCAGCTGGTTTAGAGCAAACTTTGCCATGGATCTTTTATCATAAGGTTATTGGAGTATCAAACTTTTTCCTTTTCGTGGAAGGGAAGGCTGCGTCCCCTAAAGTATCTAAGGTTTTAGAAACCATTCCG GGAGTGAAGGTTATATACAGGACAAAGGAATTGGAGGAGCAGCAAGCTAAAAG TCGGATTTGGAACGAGACTTGGCTGTCAAGCTTCTTCTATAAGCCGTGTAATTATGAGTTGTTTGTGAAGCAGTCCCTTAACATGGAGATGGCTATTGTCATGGCAAGG GAAGCCGGCATGGATTGGATCTTCCATCTTGACACTGATGAGCTAATATATCCAGCTGGCACTCATGAGTATTCTTTGAGACAGTTGTTGTCCGATGTGCCTGGAAATGTTGATATGGTTATCTTTCCAAATTAT GAAAGTAGTGTAGAGCGTGACGATATCAAGGAACCTTTCAGTGAG GTGTCAATGTTCAAGAAAAACTATGACCATCTTCCAAAggatgtatattttggaaattatAAAGAAGCAACTAGGGGTAACCCAAACTACTTTTTAACATACGGAAATGGGAAATCAGCTGCCCGAATTCAAGATCACCTTCGCCCTAATGGTGCACACAGATGGCACAATTATATGAAGACACCAAA TGAGATCAAATTGGATGAGGCTGCTGTTCTGCATTATACATATCCCAAATTTTCTGATTTGACCTCTAGACGTGATCGGTGTGGTTGCAAGCCTACCAAGGATGATGTTAAAAGATGCTTCATGTTGGAATTTGACAGAGCC GCATTCATAATTGCTTCAACTGCAACAGAGGAGGAAATGCTTAACTG GTACCGGGAACGCATTGTGTGGACTGACAAAGAGCTCAACTTAAAACTTTTAAGGAAGGGCATCTTGACTCGGATTTATGCACCGATG GTCATCATACAGGGATTAAGGGAATCTGGTGTTTTCAGCTCCGTAATTGTATCAGCTGCACAAACAAATCTCACAAAAGATCAGTTTTTGTCCTCGGTTGAAAGTGGCAACTCCTCCAGGGAATCAACATCTGGGGCAATTAATTCAAGAAAGATTGGTAAACTACTAGATTCTCAAGCAACTGCAAGAAGGGTCTTGGAATTCATAGACGATGCTTCTCACCCGTTGGCAATTCCACCATTATCTCCTCCTGGCTTGGATGAGGATGATTTTCAAATTGACGTACAACTGTCTTCCAAATCCCAATGA
- the LOC139190254 gene encoding mitochondrial import receptor subunit TOM7-2-like: MASRISLKSKGKTSAKPSKGSEERSVAQSFKGWSTWALKKAKVITRYGFIPLVIIICMNSEPKP; encoded by the coding sequence ATGGCGTCGAGAATATCTCTGAAGAGCAAGGGCAAGACTTCGGCGAAGCCCTCCAAGGGCTCGGAGGAGCGCTCGGTGGCTCAATCCTTCAAGGGGTGGAGCACATGGGCCCTGAAAAAGGCCAAGGTCATCACCCGCTATGGCTTCATTCCCCTGGTCATCATCATCTGCATGAACTCGGAACCCAAGCCATAA
- the LOC103436369 gene encoding uncharacterized protein gives MSTTSRSLYRSLRLRSFSTSTKPTHHNSHQQNHQYTEPNSFIGCWEAPKDPKEAEAKLAQLRRDYAKQVKEVRKEYIKEVEVMRLEKLRKDEACKEALRLQNEERKRLKAEAAKVRAQQREVAEQEFRQTLLKERAEKLENWKMKEKQKEEMKKDEKELLRRKSSMWIDEQELEKKILEAIVDTTPL, from the exons ATGTCGACTACCTCTCGCTCGCTGTACCGTTCACTGCGCCTGCGGTCCTTTTCCACAAGCACGAAGCCGACACATCACAACAGCCACCAGCAGAACCACCAGTACACGGAACCCAATTCCTTCATTGGGTGCTGGGAGGCCCCCAAGGACCCCAAGGAGGCTGAGGCCAAGCTTGCGCAGCTCCGCCGAGACTACGCCAAGCAGGTCAAGGAGGTCCGCAAGGAGTATATCAAGGAGGTCGAGGTCATGAGGCTCGAGAAACTTCGCAAGGACGAGGCTTGTAAAGAAGCCCTTAGGCTCCAGAACGAGGAGCGCAAGAGGCTCAAGGCAGAGGCTGCAAAGGTCCGCGCCCAGCAGCGTGAGGTTGCCGAGCAGGAGTTCCGGCAAACGCTG TTGAAAGAAAGAGCAGAGAAGCTTGAGAATTGgaagatgaaggaaaaacagAAAGAAGAGATGAAAAAAGATGAGAAAGAACTGCTGCGACGTAAGAGTTCCATGTGGATCGATGAACAAGaactggaaaagaagattttagAAGCCATCGTCGATACCACACCACTTTGA
- the LOC103409337 gene encoding DNA-(apurinic or apyrimidinic site) endonuclease, chloroplastic isoform X2 has product MSATNPTPQNPIFKEDDVESNELEIESFKDDPARIEAMTVHQLRTTLRNVGIPAKGRKCELVSALKCFLEKKIDGEGSVVRQGQVSAISIENASGQTKAETSSDGDHAQNVDTVLEGHELQRNKRRLKHSSVKSKTLVGDNKVATKKEKLSIEYDEVSGEKISRTRRKVSSETISVDVKADDRVAEPWTVLAHKKPQKDWIPYNPRTMKRPLLPRDTKFVKLMSWNVNGLRALLKLEGFSALQLAQREDFDVLCLQETKLQEKDVEDVKRSLIDGYENSFWTCSVSKLGYSGTAIISRIKPHSVTYGLGIPDHDSEGRIVTVEFDSFYLISGYVPNSGDGLRRLSYRITEWDPTLSNYMKELEKSKPVILTGDLNCAHQEIDIYNPAGNRRSAGFTDEERHSFGTNFLSKGFVDTFRRQHPGVVGYTYWGYRHGGRKFNRGWRLDYFLVSESIADKVHDSYILPDVTGSDHCPIGLVFKL; this is encoded by the exons ATGAGTGCAACAAACCCAACTCCTCAGAATCCTATTTTCAAG GAAGACGATGTCGAAAGCAATGAGCTTGAGATTGAGAGTTTTAAGGATGACCCTGCACGAATCGAGGCAATGACAGTTCACCAACTCCGAACTACGTTGAG GAATGTCGGTATCCCTGCCAAAGGTCGTAAATGCGAGCTTGTGTCTGCCTTGAAGTGCTTTTTGGAAAAGAAGATAGATG GTGAAGGTTCTGTGGTAAGACAAGGACAAGTGTCCGCCATTTCTATTGAAAATGCATCAGGTCAAACCAAGGCTGAAACTTCATCTGATGGAGACCATGCTCAAAATGTCGACACTGTTTTGGAGGGTCATGAACTGCAACGGAATAAGAGAAGGTTAAAGCATTCGTCAGTTAAGAGTAAAACTCTTGTAGGCGATAACAAAGTTGCCACGAAAAAGGAGAAGCTGTCAATTGAATATGATGAGGTTTCAG GTGAGAAAATCTCGAGGACACGGAGGAAAGTATCTTCAGAAACTATTAGTGTTGATGTCAAAGCTGATGATAGAGTGGCTGAGCCGTGGACAGTTCTTGCACACAAGAAACCTCAGAAAGATTGGATCCCATATAATCCTAGAACAATGAAGCGTCCACTGCTTCCCAGAGATACTAAATTTGTGAAGCTTATGTCTTGGAATGTCAATGGTTTAAGGGCATTACTTAAGCTGGAGGGATTCTCTGCTTTGCAGCTCGCTCAAAGGGAAGATTTTgatgtactgtgtttgcaggAGACCAAACTGCAG GagaaagatgttgaagatgtgaAAAGGTCTCTGATAGATGGCTATGAGAATAGCTTCTGGACATGCAGTGTTTCCAAACTTGGTTATTCAGGAACTGCAATTATATCTCGG ATAAAGCCACATTCAGTCACATATGGCCTTGGCATACCCGATCATGACAGTGAGGGGCGGATTGTAACAGTAGAGTTTGACTCGTTTTACCTGATAAGTGGATATGTTCCTAATTCTGGAGATGGTCTGCGAAGACTG TCATACAGGATCACAGAATGGGATCCAACTCTCAGCAATTACATGAAA GAGCTGGAAAAGTCAAAACCTGTCATTTTAACTGGTGATCTAAACTGTGCTCATCAAGAGATAGACATATATAACCCAGCT GGAAATAGAAGAAGTGCCGGGTTTACAGATGAAGAAAGGCATTCCTTTGGGACAAACTTTTTATCCAAGGGATTTGTGGATACCTTCAGAAGGCAACACCCTGGTGTTGTAGGCTATACTTACTGGGGTTATCGGCATGGTGGACGCAAATTTAATAGAG GGTGGCGGCTTGACTACTTCCTCGTCTCAGAATCCATAGCGGACAAGGTTCACGACTCATACATTCTCCCTGATGTTACTGGTAGCGATCATTGCCCTATAGGTCTTGTATTTAAGCTCTAG